In the Acidobacteriota bacterium genome, CTCAACGCGATGATCGCCGCACTCGGCGTCATGCTCTTTCTCGAGGCGGTCGCACAGAAGATCTGGGGCGAAGAGTTCCGGCACGTCGACTCGCCCCACACCGGGGTGGTCTCGGTCTTCGGGATGATGGTCACCGGGCACCGGCTGATTCTGGCCGGGGCCGCGGCCGCGCTGATGGTCGGGTTGCTGCTGTTTCTCACGCGAACGGTCGCCGGCTCGGCCATTCGCGCCACCGCCCAGAATCCCGAGGGCGCGTTGCTGGTCGGCATCGACACCAACCGCGTGGCGATGGCGACGTTTGCCATCTCCGCCGCGCTTGCGGCAGTGGCCGGCTCGCTGATTGCGCCGATCAGCCTCGTGTATCCCTCGATGGGCACGATGATCACGTTGAAGGCGTTTGCGATTGTCGTGGTCGGGGGCATGGGCAGCGTCCCCGGCGCATTGGCGGGCGGCTACCTGCTGGCCCTCGCCGAAAGCCTGGGCGGCACCTATATCTCGGCGACCTACCAGGACCTGGTGGCGTTTGTCGTGCTGGCGCTCGTGTTCACG is a window encoding:
- a CDS encoding branched-chain amino acid ABC transporter permease, with translation MELLAQQVLNGLVTGSVYSLVALGLTLIYGTMHVPNFAHGHLYMLGAYLTYTLVTSAGLNYWAAMAVSVAVLAAIGAALERLVFRPLRHAPHLNAMIAALGVMLFLEAVAQKIWGEEFRHVDSPHTGVVSVFGMMVTGHRLILAGAAAALMVGLLLFLTRTVAGSAIRATAQNPEGALLVGIDTNRVAMATFAISAALAAVAGSLIAPISLVYPSMGTMITLKAFAIVVVGGMGSVPGALAGGYLLALAESLGGTYISATYQDLVAFVVLALVFTFKPSGLFKEAA